Proteins encoded by one window of Arabidopsis thaliana chromosome 2, partial sequence:
- the BRM gene encoding transcription regulatory protein SNF2: MQSGGSGGGPARNPAMGPAGRTASTSSAASPSSSSSSVQQQQQQQQQQQQQQQLASRQQQQQHRNSDTNENMFAYQPGGVQGMMGGGNFASSPGSMQMPQQSRNFFESPQQQQQQQQQGSSTQEGQQNFNPMQQAYIQFAMQAQHQKAQQQARMGMVGSSSVGKDQDARMGMLNMQDLNPSSQPQASSSKPSGDQFARGERQTESSSQQRNETKSHPQQQVGTGQLMPGNMIRPMQAPQAQQLVNNMGNNQLAFAQQWQAMQAWARERNIDLSHPANASQMAHILQARMAAQQKAGEGNVASQSPSIPISSQPASSSVVPGENSPHANSASDISGQSGSAKARHALSTGSFASTSSPRMVNPAMNPFSGQGRENPMYPRHLVQPTNGMPSGNPLQTSANETPVLDQNASTKKSLGPAEHLQMQQPRQLNTPTPNLVAPSDTGPLSNSSLQSGQGTQQAQQRSGFTKQQLHVLKAQILAFRRLKKGEGSLPPELLQAISPPPLELQTQRQISPAIGKVQDRSSDKTGEDQARSLECGKESQAAASSNGPIFSKEEDNVGDTEVALTTGHSQLFQNLGKEATSTDVATKEEQQTDVFPVKSDQGADSSTQKNPRSDSTADKGKAVASDGSQSKVPPQANSPQPPKDTASARKYYGPLFDFPFFTRKLDSYGSATANANNNLTLAYDIKDLICEEGAEFLSKKRTDSLKKINGLLAKNLERKRIRPDLVLRLQIEEKKLRLSDLQSRVREEVDRQQQEIMSMPDRPYRKFVRLCERQRLEMNRQVLANQKAVREKQLKTIFQWRKKLLEAHWAIRDARTARNRGVAKYHEKMLREFSKRKDDGRNKRMEALKNNDVERYREMLLEQQTNMPGDAAERYAVLSSFLTQTEDYLHKLGGKITATKNQQEVEEAANAAAVAARLQGLSEEEVRAAATCAREEVVIRNRFTEMNAPKENSSVNKYYTLAHAVNEVVVRQPSMLQAGTLRDYQLVGLQWMLSLYNNKLNGILADEMGLGKTVQVMALIAYLMEFKGNYGPHLIIVPNAVLVNWKSELHTWLPSVSCIYYVGTKDQRSKLFSQEVCAMKFNVLVTTYEFIMYDRSKLSKVDWKYIIIDEAQRMKDRESVLARDLDRYRCQRRLLLTGTPLQNDLKELWSLLNLLLPDVFDNRKAFHDWFAQPFQKEGPAHNIEDDWLETEKKVIVIHRLHQILEPFMLRRRVEDVEGSLPAKVSVVLRCRMSAIQSAVYDWIKATGTLRVDPDDEKLRAQKNPIYQAKIYRTLNNRCMELRKACNHPLLNYPYFNDFSKDFLVRSCGKLWILDRILIKLQRTGHRVLLFSTMTKLLDILEEYLQWRRLVYRRIDGTTSLEDRESAIVDFNDPDTDCFIFLLSIRAAGRGLNLQTADTVVIYDPDPNPKNEEQAVARAHRIGQTREVKVIYMEAVVEKLSSHQKEDELRSGGSVDLEDDMAGKDRYIGSIEGLIRNNIQQYKIDMADEVINAGRFDQRTTHEERRMTLETLLHDEERYQETVHDVPSLHEVNRMIARSEEEVELFDQMDEEFDWTEEMTNHEQVPKWLRASTREVNATVADLSKKPSKNMLSSSNLIVQPGGPGGERKRGRPKSKKINYKEIEDDIAGYSEESSEERNIDSGNEEEGDIRQFDDDELTGALGDHQTNKGEFDGENPVCGYDYPPGSGSYKKNPPRDDAGSSGSSPESHRSKEMASPVSSQKFGSLSALDTRPGSVSKRLLDDLEEGEIAASGDSHIDLQRSGSWAHDRDEGDEEQVLQPTIKRKRSIRLRPRQTAERVDGSEMPAAQPLQVDRSYRSKLRTVVDSHSSRQDQSDSSSRLRSVPAKKVASTSKLHVSSPKSGRLNATQLTVEDNAEASRETWDGTSPISSSNAGARMSHIIQKRCKIVISKLQRRIDKEGQQIVPMLTNLWKRIQNGYAAGGVNNLLELREIDHRVERLEYAGVMELASDVQLMLRGAMQFYGFSHEVRSEAKKVHNLFFDLLKMSFPDTDFREARNALSFSGSAPTLVSTPTPRGAGISQGKRQKLVNEPETEPSSPQRSQQRENSRIRVQIPQKETKLGGTTSHTDESPILAHPGELVICKKKRKDREKSGPKTRTGGSSSPVSPPPAMIGRGLRSPVSGGVPRETRLAQQQRWPNQPTHPNNSGAAGDSVGWANPVKRLRTDSGKRRPSHL, translated from the exons ATGCAATCTGGAGGCAGTGGCGGAGGGCCCGCTCGGAATCCGGCCATGGGTCCGGCTGGTCGGACTGCTTCCACGTCATCCGctgcttctccttcttcttcctcttcatctgtgcagcagcagcaacagcaacagcaacagcagcaacagcaacagcagcTGGCGTCTAGGCAG cagcagcagcagcacaGAAACTCAGATACAAACGAAAATATGTTTGCATATCAACCTGGTGGGGTTCAGGGAATGATGGGCGGTGGCAACTTTGCTTCGTCTCCGGGCTCTATGCAAATGCCTCAGCAGTCTAGAAATTTTTTTGAGTCTCctcagcaacaacaacaacaacaacaacagggTTCTTCTACCCAAGAGGGCCAGCAAAATTTTAATCCAATGCAGCAAGCGTATATTCAGTTTGCTATGCAGGCTCAGCATCAAAAAGCACAGCAGCAAGCTAGGATGGGAATGGTGGGTTCATCAAGTGTGGGAAAGGATCAAGATGCACGAATGGGAATGTTGAATATGCAAGACTTGAATCCGTCTAGTCAGCCCCAGGCCTCATCATCGAAGCCATCGGGCGATCAGTTTGCTCGCGGTGAAAGGCAGACTGAATCAAGTTCTCAGCAAAGGAACGAAACAAAATCTCATCCTCAGCAGCAGGTGGGTACCGGACAACTAATGCCTGGAAATATGATAAGGCCAATGCAAGCACCACAGGCTCAGCAGCTTGTCAATAACATGGGAAACAACCAACTCGCATTTGCACAACAGTGGCAGGCAATGCAGGCATGGGCGCGTGAGCGTAATATCGATCTCTCACATCCTGCCAACGCCAGCCAAATGGCACACATCCTTCAGGCAAGAATGGCTGCTCAACAGAAAGCTGGTGAAGGCAATGTGGCCTCACAGTCACCATCTATTCCAATCTCTAGCCAGCCGGCTTCATCTTCGGTTGTTCCAGGTGAGAATTCACCACATGCCAACTCTGCTAGTGATATCTCTGGGCAGTCAGGATCAGCGAAGGCCAGACATGCATTATCTACTGGCTCATTTGCCTCGACTTCCAGTCCCAGAATGGTCAATCCTGCTATGAATCCCTTCTCCGGCCAAGGGAGAGAGAATCCAATGTATCCTCGACATTTAGTTCAGCCTACAAATGGGATGCCCTCAGGAAATCCCCTGCAGACTTCTGCAAATGAGACTCCTGTTTTGGATCAGAATgcatctacaaaaaaaagtttaggtCCTGCTGAACATTTGCAAATGCAGCAGCCTAGGCAACTGAATACACCGACTCCAAATTTAGTAGCGCCATCTGATACTGGTCCACTCAGTAACTCGTCCCTTCAGAGTGGACAGGGGACCCAACAAGCACAGCAGCGATCAGGATTTACCAAACAGCAACTCCATGTTCTCAAAGCCCAGATACTGGCATTTAGGCGTTTGAAG AAAGGGGAAGGTTCTTTGCCTCCGGAGCTTCTTCAAGCTATTTCTCCACCACCGCTTGAACTACAGACGCAGAGGCAAATATCTCCTGCCATAGGGAAAGTTCAGGATAGATCTTCAGACAAAACTGGAGAAGACCAAGCAAGGTCGCTAGAGTGTGGCAAGGAGTCTCAGGCTGCTGCTTCTTCAAATGGACCAATTTTTTCTAAAGAGGAAGATAATGTTGGAGATACAGAAGTAGCTTTGACGACAGGCCACAGCCAATTATTTCAAAACCTGGGAAAAGAAGCTACTTCTACTGACGTGGCTACGAAAGAGGAGCAACAGACTGATGTATTCCCTGTTAAGTCAGACCAAGGAGCAGATTCTAGTACTCAAAAGAATCCTAGAAGTGATTCTACAGCTGATAAGGGAAAGGCTGTTGCATCTGATGGAAGCCAATCTAAGGTTCCTCCACAAGCAAACTCTCCCCAGCCGCCCAAGGATACAGCCTCTGCCAGGAAATATTATGGACCGTTGTTTGATTTTCCCTTTTTCACTCGAAAACTTGACTCTTATGGGTCTGCAACAGCCAATGCCAATAACAATCTCACATTAGCATATGATATTAAAGATCTGATTTGTGAAGAAGGTGCAGAGTTCCTTAGTAAGAAAAGAACAGACagtttgaagaagataaatggTCTGCTAgcaaaaaatttagaaaggAAAAGGATTAGGCCTGATCTTGTTTTACGGCTTcaaattgaagagaaaaagcTTAGGCTATCTGATCTTCAGTCTCGTGTTAGAGAGGAAGTAGATCGACAACAACAGGAGATAATGTCCATGCCGGATAGGCCGTACCGCAAATTTGTGAGGTTATGCGAACGGCAACGCCTAGAAATGAATAGACAAGTACTGGCCAATCAGAAAGCTGTCAGAGAGAAGCAGCTGAAAACCATTTTTCAGTGGCGTAAGAAACTCCTTGAGGCTCATTGGGCTATACGTGATGCACGCACTGCTCGTAACAGGGGAGTGGCCAAATACCATGAAAAGATGTTGAGAGAGttttcaaagagaaaagatgatgGCCGCAACAAAAGGATGGAGGCCTTGAAGAATAATGATGTAGAAAGATACAGGGAGATGTTGCTGGAACAGCAAACTAATATGCCTGGTGATGCTGCTGAAAGATATGCTgttctctcttcatttttgACCCAAACCGAAGATTATCTTCATAAACTTGGAGGTAAGATTACTGCCACAAAAAATCAACAGGAAGTGGAGGAGGCAGCAAATGCTGCAGCAGTAGCAGCGAGATTGCAG GGGTTGTCAGAAGAAGAGGTCAGGGCAGCAGCTACTTGTGCTCGAGAAGAAGTTGTGATCAGAAATAGATTTACGGAAATGAATGCgccaaaagaaaattcatcTGTCAACAA GTACTATACTCTGGCTCATGCTGTAAATGAAGTGGTTGTAAGACAACCTTCAATGCTTCAGGCTGGAACTTTGCGTGATTACCAGCTG GTTGGATTACAATGGATGCTATCGTTgtataataacaaattaaacgGGATCTTGGCTGATGAGATGGGTCTTGGAAAAACTGTTCAG GTAATGGCACTGATTGCTTACCTTATGGAGTTTAAAGGGAATTATGGACCGCATCTCATCATCGTTCCCAATGCTGTTCTGGTGAATTGGAAG AGTGAACTCCATACTTGGCTGCCATCTGTTTCATGCATATATTATGTTGGTACAAAGGATCAACGTTCAAAATTGTTCTCTCag GAGGTTTGCGCCATGAAGTTCAATGTCCTCGTTACGACTTATGAGTTCATTATGTATGATCGATCAAAACTCTCAAAAGTTGACTggaaatatattataattgatGAAGCACAACGGATGAAGGACAGAGAATCTGTTTTGGCCCGAGATCTTGACCGGTATCGCTGCCAGAGGAGATTACTTCTCACTGGAACACCTTTGCAG AACGATCTGAAAGAGCTTTGGTCACTATTGAACCTTCTCCTTCCTGATGTCTTTGACAATCGAAAAGCATTTCATGATTGGTTTGCGCAACCCTTTCAAAAAGAAGGTCCTGCGCATAATATAGAAGATGACTGGCTGGAGACTGAAAAAAAGGTCATAGTCATTCACAGACTTCATCAAATTTTAGAGCCATTCATGCTCAGACGCCGTGTTGAGGATGTGGAAGGGTCACTTCCTGCTAAG GTTTCTGTAGTCTTACGATGTAGAATGTCTGCTATTCAGAGTGCCGTTTATGATTGGATTAAAGCGACTGGAACTCTTAGAGTTGATCCAGACGATGAAAAACTTAGGGCTCAAAAGAATCCGATATACCAAGCCAAGATATATAGAACTTTAAATAATAGGTGCATGGAGTTGAGGAAAGCCTGCAATCATCCTTTGCTCAATTATCCATATTTCAATGACTTTTCCAAAGATTTCCTCGTAAGGTCATGTGGAAAATTGTGGATTCTGGACAGGATCCTTATAAAGCTACAGAGGACAGGCCATCGTGTATTGCTCTTCAGTACAATGACTAAACTTCTTGATATCTTGGAAGAGTATCTACAATGGAGAAGGCTTGTATACAGAAGAATTGATGGGACTACCAGCCTAGAAGATCGGGAATCAGCTATTGTGGACTTCAATGATCCTGATACGGATTGCTTTATCTTCTTGCTTAGTATACGTGCAGCTGGACGGGGTCTCAACCTTCAGACTGCTGACACAGTTGTTATATATGATCCTGATCCAAATCCCAAGAATGAGGAACAAGCAGTTGCCAGAGCCCATCGTATAGGGCAGACAAGGGAAGTAAAAGTGATTTATATGGAGGCAGTTGTTGAAAAACTCTCCAGCCATCAAAAGGAGGACGAGCTTAGAAGTGGTGGTTCAGTAGACCTAGAGGATGACATGGCTGGGAAGGACCGATATATAGGATCTATAGAGGGTCTCATAAGGAATAATATTCAACAGTATAAGATTGACATGGCTGATGAGGTCATTAATGCTGGTCGTTTTGACCAAAGGACAACTCATGAAGAGCGACGAATGACATTGGAGACTTTATTGCATGACGAAGAGAGATATCAAGAAACTGTCCATGATGTACCTTCTCTGCATGAGGTGAACAGAATGATTGCCAGAAGCGAGGAGGAAGTTGAGTTATTTGATCAGATGGATGAAGAATTTGACTGGACGGAGGAGATGACTAATCATGAGCAGGTGCCTAAGTGGCTTCGAGCTAGTACCAGAGAGGTGAATGCTACTGTTGCTGATTTGTCTAAGAAACCGTCAAAGAACATGTTGTCTAGCAGTAACCTGATTGTACAACCTGGTGGACCTGGAGGTGAGAGAAAAAGGGGCCGGCCCAAGAGCAAAAAGATTAACTACAAGGAAATTGAAGATGACATTGCAGGTTACTCTGAGGAAAGCTCTGAGGAAAGGAACATTGATTCTGggaatgaagaagagggaGATATTCGAcaatttgatgatgatgaacttaCTGGCGCTCTTGGAGATCATCAAACCAACAAGGGAGAATTTGATGGAGAGAACCCCGTCTGTGGTTATGATTATCCTCCGGGTTCTggtagttataaaaaaaatcctccTCGTGATGATGCTGGTTCGTCAGGATCTTCTCCAGAGAGCCATAGATCGAAAGAAATGGCATCTCCTGTTTCTTCACAAAAGTTTGGCTCTTTGTCTGCATTGGACACTAGGCCAGGTTCTGTCTCTAAAAGACTG CTGGATGACCTAGAAGAGGGGGAAATAGCAGCATCAGGGGATTCTCACATAGATCTCCAACGATCAGGAAGTTGGGCCCATGACCGTGATGAAGGGGATGAAGAACAGGTTCTGCAACCTACGATAAAACGGAAACGGAGTATTCGTCTAAGACCCCGTCAGACGGCAGAAAGAGTTGACGGTAGTGAGATGCCTGCAGCTCAGCCATTGCAAGTGGATCGTAGCTACCGATCAAAGTTAAGGACAGTTGTTGACTCGCATAGTTCAAGACAAGATCAGAGTGATTCGTCCTCGAGACTAAGGAGTGTACCTGCAAAGAAGGTAGCTAGTACTTCCAAACTCCATGTCTCATCACCAAAATCTGGTAGATTGAATGCTACACAGCTTACCGTGGAGGATAACGCTGAAGCTTCCAGAGAAACATGGGATGGAACTAGTCCTATTAGCTCTTCAAATGCTGGTGCAAGAATGTCCCACATCATACAGAAACGG TGCAAAATCGTGATTAGCAAGCTCCAGAGGAGAATCGACAAGGAAGGTCAGCAGATTGTACCTATGCTGACAAATTTGTGGAAGAGAATTCAGAATGGTTATGCAGCTGGAGGTGTAAATAACCTTTTGGAACTACGAGAGATAGACCACCGGGTAGAAAGACTAGAGTATGCAGGAGTTATGGAACTCGCATCTGACGTGCAGTTAATGCTAAGGGGAGCAATGCAATTCTATGGGTTTTCACATGAG GTGAGATCTGAAGCAAAGAAGGTTCACAATCTGTTCTTTGATCTATTAAAGATGTCTTTCCCAGACACAGATTTCCGGGAAGCAAGGAATGCTCTTTCCTTTTCTGGCTCAGCCCCAACTTTGGTGTCTACACCAACCCCAAGAGGAGCAGGAATTAGCCAAGGCAAGAGGCAAAAGTTAGTAAACGAGCCGGAAACCGAGCCAAGCTCTCCTCAGAGATCTCAACAACGTGAGAACTCAAGGATCAGAGTACAGATACCgcagaaagaaacaaagcttGGGGGGACAACAAGCCACACTGATGAATCCCCAATATTAGCTCATCCAGGGGAATTAGTAATCTgcaagaaaaagaggaaagacCGAGAGAAGTCTGGTCCGAAAACCCGAACTGGTGGCTCCAGCAGCCCAGTTTCACCACCTCCAGCAATGATTGGTCGTGGTCTTAGAAGTCCTGTGTCTGGTGGAGTTCCAAGGGAAACAAGGCTAGCACAACAGCAGCGGTGGCCAAACCAACCCACTCATCCAAACAACAGCGGTGCGGCCGGTGATTCTGTGGGATGGGCAAATCCGGTGAAGAGGTTAAGGACAGATTCTGGTAAAAGACGGCCTAGCCATTTATAG